The nucleotide window GTGGTCTCCACAGTCTGTACTGGCAGAAAGAGGCCCAGTACCCAGCGGGAACCAAATACATCACTCAAATTGGATCGCCATGTTCCTCGGCTCTCCACTAGCTGCCCTTTCTGTAGCTGGCACCAGGTTTGTCCACGGGCCACAAGCAAGATTTGTTGGCAGCAGAAACCAGCACTCACCAAACCAATGCCTAACCATACATAGAGCATGATAACCAGAAAGAATTGAAGGCCAGAAATGGTACCTAGATGAGAAGAAGGGAAAATTTTAAAGATGCTTCAGGCAATGGTTTAGGAGTAGATCTCTTCACATTGTGAGAAGATAAAAACAACTTACCGAGGAAGAAGTAACCTGTAGAGAGGGGCAAAAGTGTGAGGAAGGTCAAAGGGTTTTCAAAGGAGATGGCATACTCTACTGTGAGATAGGCCACCCCAAGCACCAGAGAGTACAGACAGGTACAGGACGTGTAGATACTGAACATGATAAAGTAGCGCATATTCCTGTTCCCTATGCAGTTTCCCGTGAAGAAACAGTGGTGATCCCGTTTAAGAATGATTTTCTTACACAGTTTGCAGAAGTGCCGGCCATTAAGGAGGTAGTGAGCATCCACTCTGTCTGGACAGTCTGGTGAACAGACTGGAATAATGTTCTCATTGGCACTCTCTGCTGGGAACCATACAGTCATTGAGTAATTCCCAAGTGCATTGAGCATAAGAAATAGCAAAACAGTAATGTGAAGCAGCATGAGGGAACTTAGTGTAACATTTTGGGTTTGGAAAATAGTggggatgaaaaggaagaagtggAGAACAAAGGTGACTGCTGTGGCAGTATAGAAGTAGGCTGGTGCAATAGCATTGAGCATTCGCAGTTTCAGCATCCTGACAATCATACCTGTGGTTAGATGAGATAACAGAATACACAATAACAGTTACACAATAGCAGTTAAATAATGCTGAGACTTTCTCAAAGTTTATTAACTAGTATGGTGATGCATTTGTCTCACTTATTCAAGTAATTCCTAAATTTCTGACTTTTAGAAATAAAGGTACTGCAGTGTACAGTAGGTTGTCCTTGCTGACGGGGTGGAACCATGGGAAGATGTTTAAAATAATATAAGGTATATAATTGGACCTTAAGGGCAAATAGACTAAAAGCTAATTAAAGATACATGACATAGACTTTCCTAGATAAAAGATACAGTATATGCAGCCTTGATGGTACCActtcagcaacaacaacaacaa belongs to Neoarius graeffei isolate fNeoGra1 chromosome 11, fNeoGra1.pri, whole genome shotgun sequence and includes:
- the zdhhc22 gene encoding palmitoyltransferase ZDHHC22, translating into MIVRMLKLRMLNAIAPAYFYTATAVTFVLHFFLFIPTIFQTQNVTLSSLMLLHITVLLFLMLNALGNYSMTVWFPAESANENIIPVCSPDCPDRVDAHYLLNGRHFCKLCKKIILKRDHHCFFTGNCIGNRNMRYFIMFSIYTSCTCLYSLVLGVAYLTVEYAISFENPLTFLTLLPLSTGYFFLGTISGLQFFLVIMLYVWLGIGLVSAGFCCQQILLVARGQTWCQLQKGQLVESRGTWRSNLSDVFGSRWVLGLFLPVQTVETTPGNWQSYHEHKHD